The Gadus chalcogrammus isolate NIFS_2021 chromosome 10, NIFS_Gcha_1.0, whole genome shotgun sequence genome contains a region encoding:
- the rom1b gene encoding rod outer segment membrane protein 1b, with protein sequence MALLKMMFPLQRRVRLAQGLWLLSWLAVLSGAITFCLGLYLKTELLRRAEVMDNSEIHIVPNILMVVGLAAIGTNWFAGRICQDSLDPERFPRWKNFLMAWFALAVLLCSLLVSAMALSYALQGHLEESLKVGLRNGIRFYRDTDVPGRCFQKETIDRLQIEHRCCGNNNYRDWFEVQWISNRYLDFTHKEVKDRIRSNVDGRYLVDGVPFSCCNPGSPRPCLQYHLLDNNAHYNYEHQSEELNLYGRGCRQALVSYYMEMLNTIGPGVLSIMFIQVSVIASMRYLQTAVEGAMALENPEEESEGYLLEKGLKDSLVDLRAAVLGLLKIGPVGPDAEGGGADEEAGEKPAN encoded by the exons ATGGCCCTCCTGAAGATGATGTTCCCCCTGCAGCGGCGCGTGCGTCTGGCCCAGGGCCTGTGGCTGCTCTCCTGGCTCGCCGTGCTCTCCGGCGCCATCACCTTCTGCCTCGGCCTCTACCTGAAGACAGAGCTGCTCCGCAGGGCcgag GTGATGGACAACTCGGAGATCCACATCGTACCTAACATCCTCATGGTGGTGGGCCTGGCAGCCATCGGCACCAACTGGTTCGCGGGGCGTATCTGTCAGGACTCCCTGGACCCCGAGCGCTTCCCTCGCTGGAAGAACTTCCTGATGGCGTGGTTCGCGTTGGCCGTGCTTCTGTGCTCCCTGCTCGTCTCCGCCATGGCTCTCAGCTACGCGCTGCAGGGTCACCTGGAGGAGTCTCTcaag gtgggccTGAGGAACGGGATCCGGTTCTACAGGGACACCGACGTTCCGGGCCGCTGCTTCCAAAAAGAGACCATCGACCGGCTGCAGATCGAGCATCGTTGCTGTGGCAACAACAACTACAGGGACTGGTTTGAGGTTCAGTGGATCAGCAACCGGTACCTGGACTTCACCCACAAGGAGGTCAAGGA TCGTATCCGGAGCAACGTTGACGGCCGCTACCTGGTGGACGGCGTCCCCTTCAGCTGCTGTAACCCCGGCTCCCCGCGACCCTGCCTGCAGTACCACCTGCTGGACAACAACGCCCACTATAACTACGAACACCAATCAGAAGAGCTCAACCTCTACGGCCGGGGCTGTCGGCAGGCTCTGGTCTCCTACTACATGGAGATGTTGAACACCATTGGTCCCGGTGTGCTGTCCATCATGTTCATACAG GTGTCGGTGATCGCCAGCATGCGGTACCTCCAGACGGCAGTGGAGGGGGCCATGGCGCTGGAGAAcccagaggaggagagcgagggctACCTGCTGGAGAAGGGCCTGAAGGACTCCCTGGTGGACCTGCGGGCGGCCGTGCTCGGCCTGCTGAAGATCGGCCCCGTGGGGCCCGACGCCGAGGGGGGGGGCGCCGACGAGGAGGCGGGCGAGAAGCCTGCCAACTGA